GTGAAATGGTATATATTTAGTATAAAGCATGGAGTATTTTAATGATTTCATTTGCTAACATGAtgtgaaataaatatttttcgaTTTTACTTGGGTGCCGAGGCAGCAAGGCTTAATATAGAAGTTCGCTAATTTCGATCATTTTTGCTCGATCTTTAATTGGGCTTGCATGTGGCCCATAACCCTCTCAAAGATAGCTAACAGATTCGATGGACCAAACATTGGGCCGAGTTTAGGTCCCAAAAATATCCCAACTATTAACAAATAGTTATTGCCGTGGACAACTGGACGCCAACTTCGTACCCTTCCAGGCCTCCCTGGCtccatttaaaataataataaattaatttattaattacttatttttaaacaGAGGCTTCCAGCCTTACTTGCCTCTTaaactaaatgaataaataagtaaataaaattatctgtTAAACTCAAAGTTTTaagatttgtgtaattatatatttacatataaattttgatgataacaaataaatttaaagaataaagggatttcaaactcaagttgtctacacaatagagtcaaacacattaaggaaacaagtatgaatAAAAAGGgaataaattcacattaaaatcatagagtaatgttgtaaatctcttaaaattcgaaattaggattaaaactcaaaattaatattttctcataaagcattaaaatacatttttcacatgtgcatgaatattttgaaaattaaatttgaaaattttgaaagatgattgattgtcatctttcacatgtgcataccttgattaaagggttgaattttgaaaatattaaagatgattgattgttatctttcacatgtgcatgttttatttgaatattttcaaaagtgattgatgatttttttgacttatgcaaaaggtagatgattttgtttgaaatatttgaaaattaaagtgtactccttttgtcatatgcaaaaagtaaaagattaggtttgaattttttgaaaaataaagtgtgctccttttgtcatatgtcaaaagtaaaagattaggtttgaagtttttaaaaaatgaatgatgttgtctttgacaattgaaaaagaagaaccttttatttgaatttttttgaaaaaatgaataatgttgtctttgacatgtgaatctttttaaatttaaatatgaagtctcatatgcctataaataaataatttgagagcttcacattcacaacaccaagagcatacaacattcattcaaaactcttattctctattctctaagcattgacccttaatctttgttcattttgagagatatagtttgcgctgtattgttcttatttcactcattgaggagtgctttctgataacctacccactatcaactcttgtatcagtaaaaatgagtgtataactcttgtgcgtgtagaaagttctacacagggaatagttgaattaccacatgtaaggtgattgcaagtgtagagggtgctctacacggatcttttgtagcggtgttatttaaaggtataataggtttctatctccacctgaaggaggttaaatagtaaatttggggatcattaaggggtagcttgaggcgaggacgtaggtagtggggccgaacctcgttaacatactgagtttgcttctctcttacccttactctttatatttattactgtttcgtattttgtttatattttatattgtatatttgatttataattgttatttattttaaatacaattcaattcaccccctctcttatgttagtcatctggacaataTTATCCATACAAGATATCTCTATTTTTAGGCACCATTCTATTTCATCCATGAACTATGCGACATCAaatgattatattttattcattgttaTCAAATCATCTCATAATATATCAAGAGACTACGATTTAAAAGGtgataaataacatttttcattcatagagtattagtaatgaTTTAGCTATATCCTTAGGCAAATTTTGACTAATATGCTACCTTTTGACTTTAAATCGTAATTTTTGACTAATTACCCCTTCAAAAGTTGAACACCATGTCGGATTAGCCATCTTAGATTCggtttgatcaataaaaattttcataccaaatttaaaattttatgagaaaagatatagtaaaaatgatattaatgttTGGCCagaagaggggagagagagagagagagaataaaattaaactacTTTAGCTCATAAGTAAGATAACTTATATTCGGCTATTTAAAATGCAGGCCAAATTTTTACATCTTGGTCAAATAGGTAAAGAACGGCTGTCGTCTAATATTACTGCAAAGGATTATTAATATTCAGTCAAAACTCAATGATAAGATGTATCTATTTAAAGTGTTAGCTTAGCCGCACTCATGCAATGCAATCATTTTAAAAGGAAGGTAGCAAaatatcttcttctttgttAAGTAACTCACAGCTTAAGAGAATCTTAATTTTAGGACAATGTTGTACAAACACTTGTACTTCtatagtatagttattttttaaaataataaaatttattattaaaaaattaattttattttatataaattttatatttatttatttttttaaaataattacacgtaCATAAAACTATAGGATCCAGTTAGAGCAATGGTACACGTAGGatccacttttttttattttggaaagacAGCTTTTAcactaaaaatgatttttattataattatttaataccgATGATGTGAAAGGCcgctttattataaaaatatcgtAGTGTTCAGATCCTAAGTTGATATgagaatatttaataattaataattcattttttttaccgCAATTGATTAAACACGTGTGACAGACCCAAAACAGAATCTAGATAGTCATGGTGGCAGCCTCTAATTGTCAACACCAAGTCCTTAATTTCTCCTAATTTCTTACGTGTGCAATTTGTGCTCCCAAAATTCATGTCAAGACAAACCccgaaataaaatcattttaataaaaacgaAAAAACCAGAATGCAAAAGCGAGCGCAgccattcatacatacatacatacatgcatgtcCCGAGCTCCACCATCATCGCCGCCATCAGCAACACAACCACTGCCGTTATCTCCAAAACTCTTTCTGTAGCTCCATATATTTCTTACCAATTACTGTCTGAGTCCAAATAGGTCCACCACCAGCTAAAGCACCGGCTTTTTATACGTTTGaagataagatttttttttcttttttttccttggaaTGGAGCCGCCGCCGGAGGATTGCAGAATACCGTTAGATGCGGCGGAGAAGATAATTCTAGCGTGGGACTCGACGGCTTGCGAAGAAGCGAGAGATAGAATGATCTTCGAGTCCGATCCCCAGGAGGTCGATCGGTACTTACAGGCCGTCGATGAAATCCAACGCTCCTTGTCTTCTACCTCCCTCGACAGTCAGAGCGGCAACAAGGTCAACGCCACCATCAAGATTGCCATGGCTCGCCTCGAGGACGAGTTCCGCAACATCCTCTTCACCCACACCTCTCCCTTCGAGACCGACTCGTTCACCAGCATCACCGTCGATCCcagctcctctgttcactcttcttcttcttcttcttttaattctGCTACTCCTCGTTCTCCTTCTGCTGAACTTGGAGACCTTGTCGACGACCATTTCGGAGGAGGGGATCTTGAGGACGCCAGCAGAAGATCGAGCTACAGATCCACCAGTAGCATCCGCGAGATCGATCTAGTACCTTCAGATGCGATCTTCGACCTCCGAAGCATCGCCGATAGGATGATCTCCGCCGGTTACCTCCGCGAGTGCATTCAAGTCTACGGCGGCGTCCGAAAACCAGCAATCGACGCGAGTTTTCGGAGGCTAGGGATCGAAAAACTGAGTATCGGCGATATTCAGAGGTTGGAGTGGGAGCAGCTGGAGACGAAGATACGGCGGTGGATTCGGGCCGCAAAACTCTGCGTCAGGGTTTTGTTTGCAAGCGAGAAGAAACTCTGCGAACAGATATTCGAAGAAATGGGAACATCCGTGGACGACACGTGTTTCTTGGAGACGGTTAAAGGCCCGGCGTTCCGGTTGTTCAGTTTTGCCGAGGCGATTAGCAAAAGCCGGAGATCCCCAGAGAAGTTGTTCAAAACCCTTGACCTCCACGATGGGCTGATGAATTTGATACCGGACATCGACATCGTGTTCGAATCGAAGTCATCGGAGTCGATTCGGATTCAGGCGGCGGAGATTTTATCTCGGCTTGCGGAGGCAGCAAGGGGAATCTTATCGGAGTTCGAGAACGCAGTACTTCGGGAGCCGTCGAGGGTTCCGGTACCGGGAGGGACGATTCACCCGCTGACGAGGTACGTTATGAATTATATAAGCTTGATTTCGGATTACAAGCAGACTATGAATGACCTCGTCGTGTCAAAACCGTCTACGGGGTCAAGGTATTCGGGAGATCCGACGACTCCGGATATGGAGTTTGCGGAGCTAGAGGGAAAGACTCCTTTCGCTCTTCATTTGATTTGGGTGATTGTGATTTTGCAATTCAATCTGGAGGGCAAGTCGAAGCATTACAAGGAAGCACCCTTAGCTCATTTGTTTATGATGAACAACGTGCATTACATTGTCCAGAAAGTGCAAGGGTCGCCGGAGCTGAGAGAAATGATCGGAGACGACTA
This genomic interval from Carya illinoinensis cultivar Pawnee chromosome 2, C.illinoinensisPawnee_v1, whole genome shotgun sequence contains the following:
- the LOC122300899 gene encoding exocyst complex component EXO70A1-like, yielding MEPPPEDCRIPLDAAEKIILAWDSTACEEARDRMIFESDPQEVDRYLQAVDEIQRSLSSTSLDSQSGNKVNATIKIAMARLEDEFRNILFTHTSPFETDSFTSITVDPSSSVHSSSSSSFNSATPRSPSAELGDLVDDHFGGGDLEDASRRSSYRSTSSIREIDLVPSDAIFDLRSIADRMISAGYLRECIQVYGGVRKPAIDASFRRLGIEKLSIGDIQRLEWEQLETKIRRWIRAAKLCVRVLFASEKKLCEQIFEEMGTSVDDTCFLETVKGPAFRLFSFAEAISKSRRSPEKLFKTLDLHDGLMNLIPDIDIVFESKSSESIRIQAAEILSRLAEAARGILSEFENAVLREPSRVPVPGGTIHPLTRYVMNYISLISDYKQTMNDLVVSKPSTGSRYSGDPTTPDMEFAELEGKTPFALHLIWVIVILQFNLEGKSKHYKEAPLAHLFMMNNVHYIVQKVQGSPELREMIGDDYLKKLKGKLRQAATSYERASWMGVLHCLRDEGLSVSGSFSSGVSKTALRERFKQFNTMFEEVHRTQAAWLVPDVQVREELRISISEKLIPAYRSFLGRFRSHLESGRHSENCIKYSAEDLETAVLDFFEGNPVSQNMMRRRSH